TGACAGGGTTCGTAGTCCTCCCCGCGTATGTTGGTGCAGCGGTGGAAGTCGATGTATCCCTGCCAGCAGTACCTCGCTTGGTTCGTGTTGGGGAAACGGGCGTCAAACGGAGCTGTTTTCACCTCCGCCACCTTGTAAGTCCCCGGCTCTGGATCCGACATGGCTGCACTCTACAGTAAATAATATATGACTGGCATGAGGATATATTGTAAAATAATGttgttcagttcagcacagCTACTAAGCTGGGCTTCCTAAGACGCAACTTACGAGTCTGCTCCAGCAAGACCAAGGAGCTGGCGTACAAAGCACTGGTCCGTCCAGTTGTGGAGTACGCCAGCTCCGTCTGGGATCCCCACACCAGCCGTGACATTAGCAAGTTAGAAAAGATCCAGCGCAGGGCTGCGCGTTTCGTCCAGAACCGACACAAACACCTCTAGTGTCTCTGACATGCTAAACCAACTTCAGTGGGCTTCTCTTCAAGATCGGCGCCGCCACACCAGACTGGCGATGATGTACAAGATTGTCCACAACCTAGCAAGTGTGCGATGCGTAGCCTTAAAGCCCCTGCCCTACAACAACGTGTACAGAAGCCGGAGAGGCCATAACCAACAACTCCAACACATTCCCTGCCGTACTAACTACAGACTCAATTCATTCTTCCCGCGGACTATCCGCGAATGGAACACTCTGCCCAAAGACATCATCGAATCCCCGTCCTTGACCACTTTTACCTCAAAGCTGACCAGTACTCCATCTTCTATCTAGCCTAATGAACAGTGGCGACCTTTGACCCGACTTGTCAATTATTGCCAATCCCTTGGCAGTTGGACAATatcggaagaagaagaagaagctgaGGTATTGGAAACACCATAGGCATGCCGCATAGATAAACAACATTATGTAGTCTCTTGTTATCTGTTAATGAATGGATTTATAGAGTAGTAAATCTAATAATACCAATGCATTTATACATTAATAATGCTAAGCTAGTAATGTGTTGTAAAGATTGTTCCACTAAGTTACTAACACTAACTTACAATAAATCCCTTATTACCAGTTTTTGTTCcactaaaatacattttgaagtaGGTTCAGTTGAGATCTAATTGCTCCAATAGGTGATTCCACGGTTAAGCATTTGGGAATATACCGTATAGTATGACGTCCTTGGCTGAACATTGCGAAAATAATTTACATAATACAAAGTTTTACTTCAAGTTCACttcaagggggaggggggcagaagggAAAACTGAAGGGAAATTTATGGTTTAGAGGATCAGCTAATATGATTTTACAGTACGTTAAatttatcaatatttacatACAATATATATGAACTCGTGAATGTAGCATGAGCACCGAAAACGTTCAACTGAGGAGAATACGTGACAGAACAGGGAGAGAAATGGAGGACTGTTCTCCTGCGTAAGGCCAACCGGTATCTTGGGGTGACCTTGCTGTGTGATAAACTGAAATTTAACCAGATTAAAACCAACTTTAACACACAGTGTACGGTATTATCGTTAGGAGGAACTTACCTAAACATAATAGAGGTAAATATAGTTCGTATGCCCTAGTACTTACCTGTAAGTTGGTGGTTTTTCACACAGAAATGATGTCACTTCTCCTCTTGGAGATCAAAATGGCTGCCGTGTGATCACGTGACTAGACCACAGCCCTGCCGTTTGACAAAAACGACCCCTAGCGGAATTTCCATTGTCTCCACAATACCGTCTCCACCCACAGCGAccaaaataaatgaaagaaaatagtaAAATTTGGTCAAATAATGGGAATATTTGGCTAGGGGAGACTAAATAACTGCTACAATCAGAAAGTATTATTTTGCGAATAGTTTACGTGAGTGAGCGCAACTTGTCGGATGCAAAAATTCATAAGTTATGTTCAGAATCTCAGATACCATGGATACATtacatcaaggacgttatatcacataatataacgtccttgattacatgtactatttatTATAAAACAGATTGTAGTCGAAGTACTCGACTTGACCAGTAACATTGTATGGGGATGTAATTTCATTGATTTGATAAATGGACTTAGAGCAAGTAATAGatctaccaaggaggttaaaaatcgcgaTGAATgatcctttttaacctccttggatctACAAATAACAATAATCCCAAATtgcccaagcagatgttatgtcAGAAAAGTGGGAAGGCCAGAAACATTGATATAATGACTTTGAGAAAACGGCCTGTTACGTTCTGTAACCTTGCAGGGGAACTATGGAAGAGCTGCCTGCAGGATGATGGCACCaaaatcaaaatgtttccaaccaACCAGACCTACAGTGCAGGTTGAACAGACATTAACTGATACGGAGGCCATTGCCCCATAATTTATGGAAGCTTATCATAAAGTAACAAAGATATCCATCTGTCTCTTCTATTGAAACAAGTGTGCTGTGCGGTTGCATATTTAGTGTATGTTTCATTGTGTTGGGGGCAAAACAAAAACTTGttggcagcggtgggattcgaacccacgccaTCGAAATGACTGGTGCCTAAAACCAGCGCCTTAGACCACTCGGCCACGCTACCTTGTGCTGTAAAGCGGCGTTCTATTGGTTCATAAACTATAATGCAAATTTCGGTTGCTTCTGAGCTCCCCTCAAAGTATTTTCAatgtattcttttattttttattgcttCGTTTAGTTTGAGGTGCATTATTTCTTCAGTAACGCTGCATACACAGTGTGCTATGCTGACCATTGGCAGGATCGCTTACCTGATAGACACGTGACTAGAGTAGTCCAAAGACCTCACGAGGGGGGTTATTCCTAAAAAATAATTTCCATCAACGATTTACTTAGCTTTTAGCACGCAAAAATAATTTTGATACATAAACATATAAATGTAGCTTAATTTTTATCAATATAGTACAATTTTTTACTTACAGTGgtgtgatatatttttttttcaaatacaagtACGATTTTTAAGCAACCCATTTGTAATGGTACAGCCTCAATTCTATTATTGGTTCCTGTTGGGTAGCCCATATCAATCATACCACGCAGTTGGCCAGGACAGGTAGTTTGGAAAGGTCTAGAAAGATAAAACTTCGTAAACTACAGCTTTGTGTACAGCATAGACTAAGTTTTGGAACGGTCAGCTGTGATAATCTGCTGAGTCTGGTGGTGTCCAGCCGGTCAAGACTGACCCGTGGGCCCGTGTGTACCAGGCCTCCCAAGCAGGACCTTGACAGTGTGCTGGTGGTCACGTAAGCAGGCACACGCCCGATTATTATGATTCCACTGTTACCAAAAAAGTTCACAACCATTCTGACGGCATCTCCACTTCTTGCACCAACCAAAACCTGTCCGATGTCTCTGATCGCAGACCCCAACAGTAAATACCAGTGGCGTACCAGTCGTGAATTTCTGTACTCTTCGTGTCAGAAAAACGACGCAGATTTTCAGTCTTGAACCTTTATTATTTATCGTGGGTAAAAATCTACTTGTTCAAAACCAGACGAccggaaagacaacaaaatgtctTCTGTGTCGAGTTCGTCTGATATGGACGAAGATTGGATGCATATGTTGCCTCTGACGGAGATAGAGGTTGTAGAAGAGGAGGAAACGTCGTCAGACTCAGCGGAGGAAGTCCCACGTTCAGTGTCAAAACAGAGGCGAGTATCGTTTGCATCCATCCGCCGACAGCGTACACTGGGCACTCTCTCGTCCCTGAGACCAGCCTCCGAGCCCATCGCCATACCCGAACGCGAAAAAGTTCCCAAACAGAGTGAGGAACCGGTCTCTATTCCCGTGAGAAACTGGCGGATCGCCATCAGGAAGGCTCGGGAGTTCGTGAGGAACACTCCCGATGCCTGGCAGGAGTTCGGATTGGAGAAGCACGAGACGGAAAAGGCCACTAGACATCGGTACAACGCCCTGAGAAAGTCATGGTTGGAGGACACGGTTCTGGTCAAGATGGAGGACgaggtaaacaaacaagcatgtgCACTTATCGGTATTAATCTTGCTGGGGAAGGGGGCGTGGTTAGGCCAAAAACGCCAAGGATCATTCAACGGTTCAACCCATCACTACGAAATAACACCACAAGCAATATTTATTTTCTGTCGATTAACAGGTGATAGAGAAACATTTGGCAATGTCTAACGACATTCTCATTAAACTTGAATACAAGACTATACGATCAAAAtacttctttgttgttgttgttgcaaaaAGATAAAATGCATTAATGTGGAAAACTAAGAATATTCGAATaacatcaacatttttcatttaTGGACATCCCTGCCATATTTCCTGCTCCGCCAtataacaagttacatgtaggtcCCACAGACCCCGCACCCCCCTGTGTATTTATGCTGACTGGTAGTGGTACACACTTCATTCTCAAGTCAGCCTCTCAGTTACTAGTGAATCAATAGAAATATCCTCATACTACCAAAGAGCAGCTGCAGGATGTAGTCCAGTTTTTGGGACAGTGACCCCGGGTACTGTTAGGTCATGGGGCTATGGTGTCACTAGAAAAAGTTCAAGAGGTCCGAAGCACTGCTCTGCCAGGtaataatgaataaattaaaaaaggcACCATTGCCCCAAGTCAGGATTTTACAGAGATGTGTCCCCTTGGGCCTTTTCAGAAATTTTGGTACATTGTGTccagatgaaaaaaaagtatttgtcCAGTTTTTATTTTGCTAATTTCTTATAACACATCAGACTCTTCTAGCCTGGAGTtcagtagcctccatagcaggctttctggggcctttttttggctcataatacacttttgctggccatttctatttgtactcggtcgctgattgctggcgttttctgattgccggcctccgAAAGCCTGCATCCAAACGGCGCATGAAAGGGATATTAAAAAAACGATTAGGGCGATTAACTAGGAGGTGTGAATTTCTTGCCTGCCGTGGACTTCTAATAAACTGCACGCATCTCTACCGGACAGAGCGCTTGCAGCCGACATGCGAattgtattatgagccaaaaaaaggccccagaaagcctgctatggaggcaagGAGTTCAGCCTTGTTCCCAAACGTACACTTCCACCAACCTTGGTGGAGCGACTAAAAGCACTACAAAGCTGGATGGACTCCAGGCTAGACTGACCAGACCATGgcctgaaattccattttccccAGACAGAACTGagaaggatgccaacaacaacgcTTCTCAGTCCATTTTCAGCCCTGTGTAAAATGATTAAGCCAATATACAATATTTGCAGTTTTGAGGCCATTACATTACCATCAATTGAATTTTGTAAATAACAtgccaagaaaataacaaatatgatTTTGTGTTGCAGCCATTCGACCATGGAGCCATGAGAGAATGTTTTCGCTTGTAAGTATGATGGCAATGTACAACCATAACTTCCTTGGTACAAccaaggaacctccttggtacaaccTAATATAcctgtatatatagaatacaacacggtgtattccgtatcacccgaggtacccgcgggagggctgggaccgagggtgatgcggaatacaccgtgttgtattttatttatgtcatacccacctgagaaaaccactgttttgatgcgaaatgcgccagaagttgaacaaatttgttgccctcgaaaaaagcgttgcaacagtaatgttccaacgtccgaatcaggtattcgaactgtCGATGGCGCGGCACTCGGtccactcgaaacagtttgatttattcgaatggagcccgtgtgataagcctgGGCCGTACAGAAAGTTATCACtcggtccagaacacccgtatcgaacgttttcgcgtcacaggtatgacataaaagtcgTTACTACACGGTAATGGTGCTCATGACAATGTTCATAATTTGTTTGGTGCACATAGTTTTTATTGTTAGTTATAGATATTGTCATGGTTCAACACAGGACATGGTAACCTGTCTATTATCGTTAAAATCCCTTTGTGGTCCTCAAGTAAATAGTATGTCCTGTTGAGTTAGAGGCCAAGGGGATCCATATGCAGTTTTAGCTAGCTGCATGGCTGCACGTTAGAGAAAATACTGGC
This genomic stretch from Branchiostoma floridae strain S238N-H82 chromosome 13, Bfl_VNyyK, whole genome shotgun sequence harbors:
- the LOC118429385 gene encoding cytochrome c oxidase subunit 6b-3-like; the protein is MSDPEPGTYKVAEVKTAPFDARFPNTNQARYCWQGYIDFHRCTNIRGEDYEPCQYFKHVYRAMCPKSWSDMWDEQRESGTFAGRV